A segment of the Echinicola strongylocentroti genome:
TTACCAGTTATTTCAAACTGTTATGAGTTTTGATACGGATAAGGTAGGGAAGTATTTGTCTGAAGATGAATTGGGTTTTTATCATTGGTCTTTATATACCTGTGGGTTTAAAAAAATGTAAGGATTGATCGCTATTTTTGCGAATAACTGAATTTTTGTACACCTTTAGGGAGATTATCACCCTCACTCTACCGCATTTATGTCCTTTTCAGAACTTAATCAAAGTGAAAACAGTACCATTGAGCAGCTTGTCGATGGGAATGAACAAGCTTTCTCAGTGCTTTTTGAGGAGTATTCCCCTCAGGTGTACTATATCGGACTTAAGTACTTGAAATCACAGGATTTGGCCAATGATGTGGTGCAGGATACGTTCCTTAAACTCTGGAACTACAGGTCACACATCGATGCTTCCCAAGCGATCAAGCCGCTGATCGTAACCTTTGCCAAGCGAATAATTCTCAATCTGATCCGTGACGAAAAAAGGAAAATTGTCAAACACTTGGAGATCTATACCATGTCCAGTAATTCTTCCAACAAAACCGAGGAACAGATTATTTTCAATGAGACCAATCAGGTGTACCAAGAAGCGGTAAAGTCCCTTCCCGAGCGGAGGAGAGAAGTTTTTTTGCTTAAATCTGCCCAAGGAAAAAGCAATGAAGAAGTGGCTGAGGAGCTGGGCTTATCTGTCAATACCGTCAAATCCCAATACACCAAAGCCCTGCAGGCCATCCGGGCATTTGTCTCCAACTACTACTCCGTCCTGGCCATTGCAGTAGCAGCGGCCGAGAGGTTGTAGTTTTGAAGTGAGCATGAAAATAGTGCAGTCTGGAAACTTGGTGCCTTCGAGCCTTTGTGGCCAATGAGGTAAGTGGTATTGAGTTTAAAAACTCAATGCTCGTGGTTCCGCAGCACAGCAGTCGGAGCAACTGGCTTTGTTTTTTTGAAGTGAGCATGAAAATAGTGCAGTCTGGAAACTTGGTGCCTTCGAGCCTTTGTGGCCAACGAGGCAAGTGGTATTGAGTTTAAAAACTCCATGTTCGTGGTTCCGCAGCACAGCTGTCGGAGCAACTGGCTTTGTTTTTTTGAAGTGAGCATGATAATAGTGCAGTCCGGAAACTTGGTGCCTTCGAGCCTTTGTGGCCAACGAGGCAAGTGGTATTGAGTTTAAAAACTCCATGTTCGTGGTTCCGCAGCACAGCTGTCGGAGCAACTGGCTTTGTTTTTTTGAAGTGAGCATGATAATAGTGCAGTCCGGAAACTTGGTGCCTTCGAGCCTTTGTGGCCAATGAGGCAAGTGGTATTGAGTTTAAAAACTCCATGTTCGTGGTTCCGCAGCACAGCTGTCGGAACAACAGGGACTTATGACCGTTTCCTTTACAAAATCAATTTGTTCTGAAGGGATTTTATTATACGTGTAATTTTTTTAGCTTTACGTAAAGAAAATAGTGATTAAAAATGGATACTAAAATAACGCTTTCCTTTGAAAAGGAGACGATTAATAAGGCCAAGGATTTTGCTAAGAAAAATAATATCAGCCTATCCAGGTTGACCGAGTACCTTTATGATCAGATCACTTCTGGAAACTATCAATCCCTAGAAGAGCTGCCCATTGCCGATTGGGTGAGTCAGGTAGCGGAAGGGGAAGCATCATACATCAAAAGAACCGATAGGAAGCAGTTAAAAGATGAATTTTTGAAATCAAAAAAATGAAGCTTTTTTTGGATGCCAATGTACTGGTCTCCGTCCTGAACAAGGAGTATCCGTTATTTCCTTTTTCGGCGAGGGTGGTAAGTTTGGTCGATAGGAAGGAATATCAAGTGTATACTTCACCGATATGCTTGGCCATTGCGTTTTACTTTTCAGAGAAGAAATATGGAACGAAAGTAGCACGCCATAAAATACGCATGTTAAGTGCAAAACTATCCATTGCGTCTGTGACCGCTGAGACAGTCCTTCAGGCTAGTACAGATGACAAAGTACATGATTTTGAAGATGGATTGGAGTATTATTCAGCTATGGAGGCAGGTTGTGAATATATCATCACTGAGGACCGTGGTGGATTTTATTATGCTGCGATTCCCGTGATGGATAGTCGGACGTTTATCATGGAGTTTTTTGGAAAATCAATGTAGTCACCTTCAAAAGTGCCCTTCGTCAGCCACAGCTGGGAGCATGATAATAGTGCAGTCTGGAAACTTGGTACCTTCGAGTCTTTGTGGCCAACGAGGTAAGTGGTATTGAGTTTAAAAACTCAATGTTCGTGGTTCCGCAGCACAGCTGTCGGAACAACGGGTTGATTCACGTCTATTGTTTTTGATGTTAAACACCATGACCCAAAGTCTGAAGACTTGGTGGGTTTGGGTCGAAGTCTGAAGACTTTGACCATTCGAGATGGCATTGTGTTTAAAAACTCAATGCTCGTGGTTCCGCAGCACAGCTGTCGGAACAGCAGGTGATACCTTAACCTCCCAACTTTGCAACATTACTACCTCCCAACTTTCTAACCTTACGACCTATTCCACAGTTTTTTAAACTTTTTTTAACATTGGGGTAATACTCGGGGCATGCTGGGGTGTATACCTACCAAACACCCCAAGTCAATGAACCGACCTACTGAAGAGCAGTTATCAGATTATGTTAACAATCACCTGAGTCCGAAGGATGCCAAGAAGGTGCTGGAATGGCTTTCTACGTCTGATGGACAAGCCTATCTAAACCAGCGACTGGAAGCGGATTTTGCGGCATTGGACCAGGGACAGAAGACATTGCTTAAGCCCAAAGTGACTGCAGATGATATTCTTAGAAGTGCCGAATCCCAGCAAAAACAACCTGCGATGGTCAAGCAACCCCCCAAATGGGGAGTGGCCAGACTAGCGGCATCTGTCGCTCTCATAGTAGCCATGCTAGGTGGACTGATC
Coding sequences within it:
- a CDS encoding RNA polymerase sigma factor, which produces MSFSELNQSENSTIEQLVDGNEQAFSVLFEEYSPQVYYIGLKYLKSQDLANDVVQDTFLKLWNYRSHIDASQAIKPLIVTFAKRIILNLIRDEKRKIVKHLEIYTMSSNSSNKTEEQIIFNETNQVYQEAVKSLPERRREVFLLKSAQGKSNEEVAEELGLSVNTVKSQYTKALQAIRAFVSNYYSVLAIAVAAAERL
- a CDS encoding PIN domain-containing protein → MKLFLDANVLVSVLNKEYPLFPFSARVVSLVDRKEYQVYTSPICLAIAFYFSEKKYGTKVARHKIRMLSAKLSIASVTAETVLQASTDDKVHDFEDGLEYYSAMEAGCEYIITEDRGGFYYAAIPVMDSRTFIMEFFGKSM
- a CDS encoding DUF6364 family protein — translated: MDTKITLSFEKETINKAKDFAKKNNISLSRLTEYLYDQITSGNYQSLEELPIADWVSQVAEGEASYIKRTDRKQLKDEFLKSKK